The genomic interval GACACGTACCTACGTACGCAAAACCCTTCACATGTACAAGATCATATCTCACCTCCTTTTAGTTTCTCTCTAGCTagatctctctttctctcctggAGGTCCCCCAATACCATTTATGTATGTATGGACATGGTGAGTGTGTGTGACATGTACAAGGTGTATACGACGATAAACAATGTATGTGCAGGAGGATAAATATACGGAAAATGATCAGATTGTTGGAACTTGGAATCTAGGCAGGAACAGTAAACTTTTGGCTTTTAGGTTTCACAAAGCGTATGCTCTAACTatggatcgatcgagatatatagtgtagtgtAGGAGTTAACAATGCAAGTGgtggctggctagctagcttaggtCCATATGGTACAGGAGATAGTAGATCGAGATCGAGATCACCACCACCTGAGCATTTTTTGGTGTATATATGTCGCTGTGTTGCTAGCGTACGTCGTCGTCACTGGACGCAGGCCAGGAAGGACGTCCCACTTGTTGCcgcaggcggcggagggcccgccggtggtggcgtcggggcaccgccgccgccgccaccaccgttTGGCCGGACGACGACGGTCTGGTTCTGCTGCATCTGCGGCCGTTGGAAATGGGACGACGTCTCGTACTGCATCTGCATCTTGCCACTGCCAATGTCGTCGtcctcatcgtcgtcgtcaaattcgtcgtcgtcctcgtccatGCTGTCGCTGTCCATGTCGTCGGCCATTCTGTCGTTACCGTAGTTGTGGTTCATGGCCAACGGCTGCGGCTgcctctgctccgccgccgccgccgccgtctccttcACGACGGATTCTTGCTTCGATCCCTAATTACAGTTTTGATAGACGACGTCGATCGATGAGAATGGATCGTACAGGCAACGATGCGTACATGCATGTGCCTGTGCACGCACAAGTACACAGCACAGAGTTAATGCAATGTGTTTAACTAATTTACCTTGTTATCCGACGCcacgccgttgccgccggcgccggcgccttcGACGACGGGGAACCCGGCCGCTGCCGTGCCGTTGCTGGCCTTCGTTTGCATGCCCCCGGAGCTGCCGCCGTTGTTTGCGCTGGCGGCGGCTCTACTCGCCCACCCATTCCCGTTGGCGCCGTTGCTGCCGTGCTCCACGTGCGGCTGCGGCGCCGTCTGCGAGAGCGGCACCGCCGCGAGCacggtgaccggcggcgctgcaccggcaccggcggccggcgaggcggcgttCGCCTTGCTGCGGTAGAGCGCCTCGAGCTGGTGGTAGTAGGGGCAGGTCTTGGAGTCCTCGGGGCGCTTCTTGTTGCTCTCCTTCACCTTCTTGAAGTATTTGTTGATGTTCTCCCACTTCTCCTTGCATCTCTTGGAGCTCCGGCTGTACCCCAGCCGCCGCATCCCCGCCGAGATGTCCTCCCAGAGCGGGCCCTTGGGCCCCGCGTCCTGGTACCGCGCCTCCAGCTCCGTGCGCAGCTGGATCAGCGCGTGCACCTCCGCCTTTGGCcacctcgacgacgacgcgccgccgcctccggacGCCGCCATGTCGTGCAGCTCCGGCGGAGCCCGGACAGCGGTGAGCTCCTTGCTCTGCGGCTGTGGTTGGAGCTGGGGCTGGGGCTGTGGCGTCATCGGCATTATGTGGGGCTGAACTGGCTGCGGTGGCGGttgctgatgctgatgctgcggcggtgccggcgccggcgcggcggaggcgaccgGCGTCGGCTGCAGCGGTGGCGGGACGGCGATGGACTGGCCGGTGACCCTCTGTATGAAGGAGatgacggcggcgtcgcgggaGGCGGCAATGGCGCGTTCCTGGGCGAGGGCGTCCTGCTCGCGGGCGAGGCGCGccacctcctgccgccgccacgcctCCTCCCGGATCATCCTCTCCTGGTCGCGCCGCTCGATGGCCTCGAGAAGACGCTGCTGCATCGCCTCCTGCCGCTCCATCACCTGCCGCATCAGCCCCTCGAACATCCTCATCGCCTTGCCGCCGCTGCTTCGCCGCTTCCTCTTCCcaccctcctccgccgtctcctccgTGTCCGACCCCGACGAGAAGCTCACGTCATCCATCGTCATCACGCACGCTGCCGCATCCATGGCATGGCCAGCAACTGGAGCAGTACTATAGGTAGTCACCCTCGGCGCCGGCTGCAGCAcgacaggcggcggcgctgcgacggggacGCGCAAGGCCGAGAGACCACCTgacccgccgccgacgggggtggccggcggcgccacggcCACGGGCGCCGGGGCCAGAgacaccgccggcggcggctgctgctggtggcgcgacgacgccgcggcgccgtGCAGCGCCTCGAGCTCGGTGAAGAAGCGGTAGGccttgccgtcgccgcggccggcgcggccgtcCTTGGTGCGCTTGTAGTACTTGTCGACGTTCTCGAACTTCTCCCGGCACTTCTTGGCGCTCCTCGTGTACCCCATCTCGGCGAGCTTCCTGCACGCCATGGCAGCCACAAATTAACCTCGTCGGCATGTTCatgtcacacacacacacacttgcATGTAACCATCACAACTTGTTGCAAACACATGCGTGCATCTGCAATCTAGCATGCATGTTGCTCTCGCCGAAAAGAAAGATCTAGCCAACCCTATATGcgctgaattttttttacttcatgTGGGTGGTAGAAAGCGAAAGATAATTACTACCCCTTTGGAATTGGGATTGATGCCGCTTAATTACATCGGATCTGAAGAagcatatacatataaaataaggGGGAATTATTATTACTGATACTAACAGCATCATCAGCAGTGTGTGCTGCTGGATGAAGTGACGCAAAGGGCAAAAGGGAACTGAaaagcggaggaggagagcgatATGTGTGTCATTTTTAATTGGGAAATTCACTGTGCTCGTCGTGGCCGCAAGAGCTAGCTACTTCTTGCGGTTGAGCAAGCTTCTCTGAAGCAAATCTAATCAAAATTGAGCTCTAATTTTGACCATGCAGCTCGACATGCTCGTCAGATGGGTGAGTAATTTGTTGGGATTAAGAGCTTAATTAGAGAGAATTAGTGGGTACCTGGAGACTTCCTCCCAGAGGGGGCCCTTGAGGGCGGCTTCGCGGAACGCGGCGTCCATCTCCGACCGGATCTTGAGCAGCGCCAGCGTCTCCTGCCGCGGCCACCGGTTGCCGGCCGACGAGCCGccccggtcgccgtcctcgccggcgagcccgtCGTGGTCGAGCGAGCTCCCGGAGCCCGGCCCGTTGGCTCCGCCGAGCTGCTCCTCCACCTGCTGCTGCGCTGCCGGTGGGCGGCTGCTGATCGGcgacgccgcctcgccggcggccgagaATGGCGGCATgcccggctgctgctgctgctgcatgccaACAAAATTAAAGACGAAATCTTTCGCTGTCCCTCCTGCTAGGTAGTCCGGCTGTCACAGTGGTGGTGGAGAATTGAGGTCAGGTGGGGATGAGACTGCGATGCGACGAGCAGCAGTGCATgcatggagatggaggagTACCGGAGCTAGTGGAGGCGGTGCGCGTGCACGAGACTATGAGAGAGACGGCGCCATGGCATCCAcaagctagctaattaagctaagcTAACTGGAAAGATGGAGGTGAGGaaaagaggaaagaaaagaaaggtgaagctagctagctcagctccctcgagctagctagctaagcagcaagagagagagaaagagtaaGATTGTACTAGGCTGGCTCGCAGGCTGGCAGAGATATGGCTGCTGGCTGCAAAGGGAAGGAgatcgaggaggaagaagaagcagaagaaggggaggaggatgcagAGAAGTATACTAGTAGTAGCACTGGTCACTACTGTAGCAGCAGCGGCGATAGGGCTGCACTAAATATTATACTAGGGCGGTGGAGAAGAAAGGGTGAAGGCTTCACTGCACTGCAGCCACTGTGatgtgaagaagaagaaggcgaggAAAGAAATGCAGATCGAAAGATGACGGGGgtagatgatgatgacgacgacgatgatgtgagtgatagctagctagggagATGAGGTCTATAGCTAAGGAGGTGTGAgtgatagatagatagatcgaCAGAACAAACCAGATGCTGCATGCGCTGTCAGGATGGCTACGTACGGCCACCCCCCGTAACTGTAATGCTTCCACGGTTAAGTCACtgaatttaacttataattaaGTCAGTGAAGCTAGTAACGcgtaatataaataattacagAAATCATTCATCCTTAAAATAGTTTACATTCGAGGACGAAGTTGGTATGTTCACCCATATGTTAGTAACCACTATTGTTTTAATATGTACCTGTATAGAGAATCCTGGTCGAAATTTTACTGTCACTTTGTGGGCagctaactagctagctagctcatgtGTGATTTTCAGGTTTGATGGTGCAGAGTGGCCGGGGCATCCGGACCCTACGTTTCGGATCCCACGATCCTCCGATTCCTGCACAGCAACAGGTACGcttgtttttttgcaaagtGAAAGAAATCACAGGGAGAAAACATCAAAACCGAACAGTTTAGGTCATAATTGCGAGGGTAAAAAGGTTAAGaaagacaaaagaaaacaaaaaagagagaggagccAGGGAATTAAGCGGTAGGAGGGGTGGACGGGAGTGGCCAGACAAGGCCACACTGTAACAGCCTGTGATGTGGGCCCGGCAGGCAGGTTAGTGAGAGAAGGTGGCGCGCAACGTGCATCCAGGGATGTAAGTATAAACGCAGAACCCCACACGCCCCACGTTGCGTACCACCCAGGTCACTCACTCCCGTTCTAGCTCACCTTACCTCACCCCATCTCATCGGCTAAGCCGCTTCACCCGGTTCTGTAATTCTTATCATTTGACATAACtaagttaatatttaaaattttaattattagtagcttttataatatttaattaaaaataattttatggtcgataccaaaatttcagtgtaaaattccGGTAGGTATTAGGAGGaaccaaaatttacaccaaaattttggtatctccttGTACCTTATTAAGaacagtaaaattgctcttaattTAAAGACATTAGGAAAACAATACAGATgcgtattaaaaaaaactttaattcGAGTAGagattcatttatttatttgttatattgTAAAGGAAAGTTATAGTCAAACGTAGGTTCTAAAGAGCGCGTAATTGTCTAAAAAACCATAGGAATAATGAACCGGAAGGAGTAGCTATTTAAGCTTGATTAGGTGGTGGTACTAGTACTGCTTAGTaacatgcatccatgcatcCACATGTCTGATTCCTAAACTGATTTTTACTGCTAAATAAATGGTAGAAAAAGTGAGGAGCATGGCATCGacaatttattaatatccTTCATCAATAATAAAGGGAAGTGTCTCTGTGTGTGGGtgtgtgtttgtttgttaaaagaaatctgaaaaaaaaaatgaatgcttGTGTGTATGGTTGATACAAAATGCAATAATGCAGCATTAGTGTACACAGCTGCGTGGGGGATGAATGAATTCATATATGGGCTAGCTGGTCCAAAATAAGGTAGTTCAGTATTAAACAAATGAACTAACATCCTTAATTAAGCTGCATGTTGTTGTTAAATTAAAGATACCCCCTCTTAGCTAGCCGGAATGTTGTTCATCTCCATATGATAAAAAAGGTGGCAACTAGCTAATATATACGATCGAACCATCATATCATCTTGAGAAAATAGTAAAGTTTACGgcaatgaaatgaaatgcacATGCACTTGTCTATAGCCAGAGTATCTAGCAACAAAACCCTGTACTTTTTTTACATGTTCTCCTGTTGATTGACTTTTCCTTTATGCTAACGCTAGCTATAGCCAGCttcacgcatgcatgcatgaacatgctttttaaaaagaggaaaaataaagAGGAAAAGGGGGTGAAAGAAAGAATGAATTGGTACTACACAAAAGTTTTATGCATAAACATACAGGAAGAAAAACAAGCATCAGTCGTTGCAAATGGTCGTTCTTGATCTCTAGCTAGTTGGGCctgtaaaacaatatatactaCACTGTTGCGTGCCAGAACTCTCTAAATAATTGTCATGTGCCGTACGTCCACACTGTCATGGActctgttaattaattacttctgCATAGTTTCTCTCTCTGCGATCCCTTCTGATTACCGTTTTATCACAGCGTGTAGTATATATTGTGTGTCTGTGAATGTTCTTTTTAGTACTGAAGACTTAACATTTCGAGCCTAGCTAGGTATAGGTTGGTAAAACagtggcatgcatgcaggttAATGAGCGAGATAGATCGATCATATCATGTCACTGCTGCTTGCAGGTCTTGTACCAGTCACATGTTCTTGTTGATGGGACTAACGAGTAACGCCAGGAAGGATTAACTGCGATCTGCAGACTAAAAACACGCATAATTAGaatgtgttcttttctttcctttctcaGTTTCTAAGATAAACTATTTGCTTCGTGCTTCCgaaaatccttttttttttcttaaaacagTTCTACTACATTTCCTAGCCCATCTGTTCTACACTAGTTGTGAGGTTGCTTTTTCAAATTAATATCAAGTAAACAATCCATGGAGTCATGAGCAAATaaacccccaaaatcaactccaatgttaaagttgaaaattttaaaatttggcttataaacagaaaaaaaatacggGTGTTACTTACAATCGACATTGTATTGTCTCTAATATACTTTtgttatttatgtttgtaaacatcatttaaaatataacagcA from Oryza brachyantha chromosome 3, ObraRS2, whole genome shotgun sequence carries:
- the LOC102711959 gene encoding trihelix transcription factor GTL1-like, whose product is MQQQQQPGMPPFSAAGEAASPISSRPPAAQQQVEEQLGGANGPGSGSSLDHDGLAGEDGDRGGSSAGNRWPRQETLALLKIRSEMDAAFREAALKGPLWEEVSRKLAEMGYTRSAKKCREKFENVDKYYKRTKDGRAGRGDGKAYRFFTELEALHGAAASSRHQQQPPPAVSLAPAPVAVAPPATPVGGGSGGLSALRVPVAAPPPVVLQPAPRVTTYSTAPVAGHAMDAAACVMTMDDVSFSSGSDTEETAEEGGKRKRRSSGGKAMRMFEGLMRQVMERQEAMQQRLLEAIERRDQERMIREEAWRRQEVARLAREQDALAQERAIAASRDAAVISFIQRVTGQSIAVPPPLQPTPVASAAPAPAPPQHQHQQPPPQPVQPHIMPMTPQPQPQLQPQPQSKELTAVRAPPELHDMAASGGGGASSSRWPKAEVHALIQLRTELEARYQDAGPKGPLWEDISAGMRRLGYSRSSKRCKEKWENINKYFKKVKESNKKRPEDSKTCPYYHQLEALYRSKANAASPAAGAGAAPPVTVLAAVPLSQTAPQPHVEHGSNGANGNGWASRAAASANNGGSSGGMQTKASNGTAAAGFPVVEGAGAGGNGVASDNKGSKQESVVKETAAAAAEQRQPQPLAMNHNYGNDRMADDMDSDSMDEDDDEFDDDDEDDDIGSGKMQMQYETSSHFQRPQMQQNQTVVVRPNGGGGGGGAPTPPPAGPPPPAATSGTSFLACVQ